Proteins from a single region of Felis catus isolate Fca126 chromosome B4, F.catus_Fca126_mat1.0, whole genome shotgun sequence:
- the MYG1 gene encoding MYG1 exonuclease isoform X1, with the protein MGHRSLRGLLPLLLLRPPPSRAGPRTLSLESVPPSKRPRGSRMAPPRIGTHNGTFHCDEALACALLRLLPEYRDAEIVRTRDPEKLAACDIVVDVGGEYDPQRHRYDHHQRSFTETMSSLSPGKPWQTKLSSAGLIYLHFGHKLLAQLLGTNEEDSMVGTIYDKMYENFVEEVDAVDNGISQWEEGEPRYVLTTTLSARVARLNPTWNQPNQDTEAGFKRAMDLVREEFLQRVGFYQHSWLPARALVEEALAQRFQVDPSGEIVELAKGGCPWKEHLYHLESGLSPPVTIAFVIYTDQAGQWRVQCVPKEPHSFQSRLPLPEPWRGLRNEALDQVSGIPGCIFVHTSGFIGGHHTREGALSMARATLAQRPVPMSPTNPLP; encoded by the exons ATGGGCCACCGCTCCCTGCGTGGTCTtctgcctctgctgctgctgcggcCGCCACCCTCCCGGGCCGGGCCTCGGACGCTCAGCCTGGAGTCCGTCCCGCCGTCCAAGCGACCCCGCGGCAGCCGCATGGCACCGCCCCGGATCGGGACGCACAACGGCACTTTCCACTGCGATGAGGCCCTGGCGTGCGCCTTGCTGCGCCTCCTGCCCGAGTACCGG GACGCAGAGATCGTGCGGACCCGGGACCCCGAAAAACTGGCCGCCTGTGACATCGTGGTAGACGTGGGTGGCGAGTACGACCCGCAGAGACACCGATATGACCATCACCAGAG ATCTTTCACAGAGACCATGAGCTCCCTGTCTCCTGGGAAGCCGTGGCAGACCAAGCTGAGCAGTGCGGGACTCATCTATCTGCACTTCGGGCACAAGCTGCTGGCCCAGTTGCTGGGCACTAACGAAGAGGACAGCATGGTGGGCACCATCTATGACAAG ATGTACGAGAACTTCGTGGAGGAGGTGGATGCAGTGGACAATGGGATCTCccagtgggaggagggagagcctaGATATGTGCTGACCACCACACTGAGCGCCCGGGTTGCTCGGCTTAATCCTACCTGGAACCAGCCCAACCAAGACACCGAG GCCGGTTTCAAGCGTGCAATGGATCTAGTTCGAGAGGAGTTTCTGCAGAGAGTGGGCTTCTACCAGCACAGCTGGCTGCCAGCCCGGGCCTTGGTGGAAGAGGCCCTGGCCCAGCGATTCCAG GTGGACCCAAGTGGGGAGATAGTAGAACTGGCCAAAGGTGGATGCCCCTGGAAGGAGCACCTCTACCACCTGGAATCTGGGCTGTCCCCTCCGGTGACCATCGCCTTTGTTATCTACACTGACCAGGCTGGACAGTGGCGGGTACAGTGTGTGCCCAAGGAGCCCCACTCATTCCAGAGCCG GCTGCCCCTGCCAGAGCCATGGCGGGGACTTCGGAATGAGGCCCTGGACCAGGTCAGTGGGATTCCTGGCTGCATCTTTGTCCACACCAGCGGCTTCATTGGTGGGCACCACACCCGAGAGGGTGCCTTGAGCATGGCCCGTGCCACCCTGGCCCAGCGCCCAGTGCCGATGAGTCCCACAAATCCCCTACCCTAA
- the MYG1 gene encoding MYG1 exonuclease isoform X3, giving the protein MGHRSLRGLLPLLLLRPPPSRAGPRTLSLESVPPSKRPRGSRMAPPRIGTHNGTFHCDEALACALLRLLPEYRDAEIVRTRDPEKLAACDIVVDVGGEYDPQRHRYDHHQRSFTETMSSLSPGKPWQTKLSSAGLIYLHFGHKLLAQLLGTNEEDSMVGTIYDKMYENFVEEVDAVDNGISQWEEGEPRYVLTTTLSARVARLNPTWNQPNQDTEAGFKRAMDLVREEFLQRVGFYQHSWLPARALVEEALAQRFQVDPSGEIVELAKGGCPWKEHLYHLESGLSPPVTIAFVIYTDQAGQWRVQCVPKEPHSFQSRPAKHCEDKELLPDLNTHHHWPGRNPQAKERCG; this is encoded by the exons ATGGGCCACCGCTCCCTGCGTGGTCTtctgcctctgctgctgctgcggcCGCCACCCTCCCGGGCCGGGCCTCGGACGCTCAGCCTGGAGTCCGTCCCGCCGTCCAAGCGACCCCGCGGCAGCCGCATGGCACCGCCCCGGATCGGGACGCACAACGGCACTTTCCACTGCGATGAGGCCCTGGCGTGCGCCTTGCTGCGCCTCCTGCCCGAGTACCGG GACGCAGAGATCGTGCGGACCCGGGACCCCGAAAAACTGGCCGCCTGTGACATCGTGGTAGACGTGGGTGGCGAGTACGACCCGCAGAGACACCGATATGACCATCACCAGAG ATCTTTCACAGAGACCATGAGCTCCCTGTCTCCTGGGAAGCCGTGGCAGACCAAGCTGAGCAGTGCGGGACTCATCTATCTGCACTTCGGGCACAAGCTGCTGGCCCAGTTGCTGGGCACTAACGAAGAGGACAGCATGGTGGGCACCATCTATGACAAG ATGTACGAGAACTTCGTGGAGGAGGTGGATGCAGTGGACAATGGGATCTCccagtgggaggagggagagcctaGATATGTGCTGACCACCACACTGAGCGCCCGGGTTGCTCGGCTTAATCCTACCTGGAACCAGCCCAACCAAGACACCGAG GCCGGTTTCAAGCGTGCAATGGATCTAGTTCGAGAGGAGTTTCTGCAGAGAGTGGGCTTCTACCAGCACAGCTGGCTGCCAGCCCGGGCCTTGGTGGAAGAGGCCCTGGCCCAGCGATTCCAG GTGGACCCAAGTGGGGAGATAGTAGAACTGGCCAAAGGTGGATGCCCCTGGAAGGAGCACCTCTACCACCTGGAATCTGGGCTGTCCCCTCCGGTGACCATCGCCTTTGTTATCTACACTGACCAGGCTGGACAGTGGCGGGTACAGTGTGTGCCCAAGGAGCCCCACTCATTCCAGAGCCG